One part of the Bdellovibrio bacteriovorus genome encodes these proteins:
- a CDS encoding TIGR02147 family protein, which produces MKTLNKFFHVKFEERRAANPRFSLRALAQRVEISPGHLSEIFNNKRPISSANFSKLVNGLRLSDEDVQKAQSLFDSERKRKKATHSIERVLSKSEFSEVSSVDFFLVLAAMDLHTEEWDVGLISAETGVPADRTKVVMNKLLQLGLVEMNSPTTYVKTVRSLASESDIPNFDVQKLHKEALKRSTDIFPQVPTEKREMVYLTMAVNPKNLDRAKKELEKAWKKVYGKLTQGECTEIYTLGMQLLPAVQKETEE; this is translated from the coding sequence ATGAAAACGTTGAACAAGTTTTTCCATGTAAAGTTTGAAGAAAGACGTGCGGCAAATCCGCGTTTTTCATTGCGTGCCCTGGCTCAACGGGTGGAAATTTCTCCAGGACATCTGTCTGAAATTTTCAATAACAAGCGTCCCATCTCCTCTGCCAACTTCAGCAAGCTTGTGAATGGCCTGCGCCTGTCCGATGAGGACGTGCAAAAGGCCCAGTCCCTGTTTGACTCTGAAAGAAAGCGCAAAAAAGCGACTCATTCCATCGAGCGTGTTTTGAGCAAATCAGAGTTCTCTGAAGTTTCCAGCGTCGATTTCTTCCTGGTACTGGCGGCGATGGACCTGCACACCGAGGAATGGGATGTGGGGCTGATTTCGGCTGAAACCGGGGTGCCGGCGGACCGCACGAAGGTTGTTATGAACAAGCTCCTGCAACTGGGGCTGGTGGAAATGAACAGCCCGACCACCTACGTGAAAACCGTGCGCAGCCTGGCCTCTGAAAGCGACATTCCGAATTTTGACGTGCAAAAATTGCACAAAGAGGCCCTGAAGCGCTCGACTGACATTTTCCCGCAGGTTCCCACTGAAAAAAGGGAAATGGTTTACCTGACAATGGCTGTAAATCCGAAAAATTTGGACCGGGCAAAAAAAGAACTCGAAAAGGCCTGGAAAAAGGTTTACGGAAAGCTGACTCAAGGCGAATGCACTGAAATCTACACGCTGGGCATGCAGTTGCTGCCGGCCGTGCAAAAGGAGACAGAAGAATGA